From one Lolium rigidum isolate FL_2022 chromosome 4, APGP_CSIRO_Lrig_0.1, whole genome shotgun sequence genomic stretch:
- the LOC124646764 gene encoding probable serine/threonine-protein kinase At1g01540: MASIGSDGAQQTQGELQLSSSSSTSNSSRDSDMASKLQKATSLTIRVLQEITDDFSEERKIGQGAYGKVYMAKLENGEDIAVKMLYNNTPGIDDVQFQREFQNLMRLEHDNIVKLVGYCYETQHQPMQYMGKTIFAERTYRALCFDYMQNGSLQKHITAECDGLDWHTRYKIIKGTCEGLKHLHEGFEEPIYHLDLKPDNILLDKNMVPKLADFGLSKLFGGQQTMTTQTPIGTIGYLPMEFLHGNIVSNKFDIFSLGVVMIKIIAGHEAYSRSVEMDRGDFLDLQSWP; this comes from the exons ATGGCGTCAATTGGCTCCGATGGAGCACAGCAGACACAAGGAGAACTTCAGCTCTCGAGCTCTAGCTCAACCTCCAACTCCAG CAGAGACAGTGACATGGCTAGCAAGTTACAAAAGGCGACAAGTCTAACGATCCGAGTGTTACAAGAAATCACCGATGATTTCTCCGAGGAGCGAAAAATTGGTCAAGGCGCGTATGGAAAGGTTTACATG GCAAAGCTTGAAAATGGAGAAGACATTGCTGTAAAGATGCTTTACAATAACACGCCAGGAATTGACGATGTACAATTCCAGCGTGAGTTCCAAAATCTTATGAGGCTTGAGCATGACAACATTGTAAAGTTAGTTGGCTACTGCTACGAGACACAACATCAACCTATGCAATACATGGGAAAAACTATTTTTGCTGAAAGGACATATCGAGCACTTTGCTTTGATTACATGCAGAACGGAAGCCTTCAAAAGCATATTACTG CGGAATGTGATGGACTTGATTGGCACACACGTTACAAAATTATAAAGGGTACATGTGAGGGATTAAAACACCTTCATGAAGGATTTGAAGAACCAATTTATCATCTAGATCTTAAACCTGATAATATATTACTAGACAAGAACATGGTACCCAAACTTGCCGATTTTGGTTTATCCAAACTCTTTGGTGGTCAACAGACCATGACTACACAGACTCCTATAGGAACAAT TGGATACTTGCCGATGGAATTCCTGCATGGAAACATTGTCTCGAACAAGTTCGACATATTCAGCTTGGGTGTCGTAATGATAAAGATAATTGCAGGCCATGAAGCCTACTCCAGAAGTGTCGAAATGGACCGTGGAGACTTCCTTGATCTA CAGTCATGGCCCTGA
- the LOC124705327 gene encoding uncharacterized protein LOC124705327, protein MEIDRHKRPSIADIMNQLNDTEAMIDKALSWSASSHSRMNEDLVNLRALTGSEAILYAEKSSKFPVLVRVTAPSWSHTEEIPRAGVDLVVVLGKNWLSAFYLTKAMMMVIDNLGPNDRLSIVLFDSDAHRLMELTYMSDRGQADARLKINELVDGRATNIGAGLQEGAQILRGREVEEGDSRVGCIMLLTNSNDMSILGQEISTEYPVHTFGVDNHDAETMKYIADKTLGTYSFVNWDAEDVRDAFGLFINGITKVVATSVKITLRAHEGVAISSIESGCYVNRVNSDKMSGEIEISDIYTGEQKNFIIYLAVKEGNKKLVTIGGGYQSIHGSKRLADLDVFVLRPRSGCSPAKLAMHRDVATELTRLQLVKELSILVARGQRLTFYNVDQLWDTVRLSEDSRNADEETLLRLGKCVAEIRKVACLPDLNPKQVPYLMSWLSCHQWQRATTKGLLYESGAFTLAQPGFSDADGEDNE, encoded by the exons ATGGAGATTGATAGGCACAAAAGACCAAGTATAGCGGATATCATGAATCAACTGAACGACACTGAAGCTATGATCGACAAG GCATTGTCATGGTCCGCGAGTTCGCATTCAAGGATGAATGAAGACTTG GTCAACTTAAGAGCATTAACAGGAAGCGAAGCGATTCTGTATGCCGAAAAGAGCAGCAAGTTCCCAGTCCTGGTGAGGGTTACAGCGCCGTCATGGAGTCACACGGAGGAGATACCACGCGCTGGCGTGGACTTGGTAGTAGTGCTCGGCAAAAACTGGTTGTCTGCCTTTTACCTGACAAAGGCCATGATGATGGTCATCGACAACCTTGGCCCGAACGACCGTCTCTCCATCGTGTTGTTCGATAGTGATGCACACCGCCTAATGGAGCTAACCTACATGTCGGATCGAGGCCAGGCTGATGCCAGGCTCAAGATCAACGAGCTGGTCGATGGACGCGCTACTAATATAGGCGCTGGTCTGCAAGAGGGAGCTCAG ATTCTAAGGGGGCGTGAAGTGGAGGAGGGCGACAGCCGTGTGGGCTGCATCATGCTCCTGACAAATAGCAATGACATGTCGATCCTCGGCCAGGAAATCAGCACCGAATATCCAGTGCACACCTTCGGTGTGGACAATCATGACGCGGAAACCATGAAGTACATCGCCGATAAAACCTTGGGCACATACTCCTTTGTCAATTGGGACGCCGAAGATGTAAGGGATGCCTTCGGTCTATTCATCAATGGCATCACCAAAGTTGTCGCGACCTCCGTGAAGATCACCCTCAGGGCTCACGAGGGCGTAGCCATATCATCCATCGAGTCTGGGTGCTATGTCAACCGTGTTAACTCAGACAAAATGTCCGGAGAGATAGAAATCAGCGACATTTACACGGGCGAGCAGAAGAACTTCATCATCTACCTGGCAGTTAAGGAAGGCAACAAGAAGCTTGTAACCATAGGCGGAGGGTACCAGAGCATCCATGGGAGCAAGCGGCTGGCTGACTTGGACGTGTTCGTCCTACGACCACGCTCCGGGTGCTCGCCAGCAAAGCTGGCCATGCACCGTGACGTGGCCACAGAGCTCACCCGACTCCAGCTAGTGAAGGAATTGTCCATCTTGGTAGCACGAGGCCAGCGCCTGACCTTCTACAACGTGGATCAACTATGGGACACGGTGAGGTTATCCGAGGATAGTCGCAATGCAGACGAGGAAACCTTGTTGCGCCTTGGCAAGTGCGTGGCGGAAATCAGGAAGGTTGCGTGCCTTCCTGACCTGAATCCAAAGCAGGTACCTTACCTCATGTCATGGCTGAGTTGCCACCAGTGGCAGCGTGCAACCACCAAAGGCTTACTCTACGAATCCGGTGCCTTCACCTTAGCGCAACCTGGATTCTCAGATGCAGATGGAGAGGACAATGAATGA